The window ACTCCGCCACGGCTGTGCCGGATGTCGTGACCACCGCGCACGGGCCACCACTTTGCATACTGCGGCCAAGGGCAAAAAAACCAGCGGCCCTTTCCTCGAAATGTGAAAACACACGGATCTCCCCAGCTTCGCCACTTTGTGCATAGTCGGCGAGAGCGACAACAAGTCCGAGATTTCTCGCCCCTGCACAAACCACAAACTCCTGGATACCTGCTGCAATGCAGGCACCCACGATATCACTGACCCATCCTTTGCTAGACACGGGCGAGAGAGTGCAGAGTCAACAGCTAAGAAGCAAGATGAGAAAACAGGAATAATGATTAGGTAAGTATGTCTGAACACCCACCTACTCACGTAAACAAAAAAAGGCCCCGGGAGCTTGGAGGCACCCCGGGGCATTCATTTCAGATCCTTACACGCTGATGTTTGGATATTTCTGACAACTTGCAACTGTTGTGTTCACTTAGTGTGATAGAACACCGAATCATACGGTGTTCAGGGTAATAGACCCCTCACAACAGTATCCGTTCAAAGAATATTAAGATTTATTGTCTTTTTGTTTTCAGAGATAGTCGCAGCTCTCCGAAAGCCGCCTTTTTCCTGGCAATTTCAAGCATTTCGAAAGGTTTCACGTTCAGTGGAATTTTTATCATCCGGTACCTCATCCGCATCCGTTTGGTTTGCGGTATCGTGATTCGGCCCCTGCCAAATTGGCCATGCGTTTTAGCGACGGCGACGCAGCAGCACCAGTGAGCCCATCGCCATGAGCAGTGACGTGGATGGCTCGGGAACAGGCGTATTACCCAATCCCTCAATATTCAGAGACATCACAGACTGGTTGTTCATCAAGTCATTGGGATCCAACCAAAAGATCACCTCATTATCGGGCTTATGATTCGCCCCGCCCCAGTTGTCATTCTTGGCGGCGGCAAACCAGGTGTTGGCCAGGGCAATCATATCGTTTGCACGCTGGTTGTAGGTCGAATTGCCAGTATTGTTGCGCAAGTAGTAGTTTCCCTGTCCGAGTGAGAGATTGAGATTGGTATCTGTCAATACCTCCCATATCGCCGCTTGCATCGTAGCGGAGCCGAGATTGCCGCCGGTGAGCATTTGATCGAAATTCTGCTCCAGAAGGTAGGCAGCCCGCTTGAGACCACCCGGCGTATAACCTACAATCCCTTCGTCTGTAAAGCGTTGCTCGGCGGCTGCCAGTGTGTAGGGGCGATAGGACTGGATAGAAGTGGTTTCAGGTCCAAGAAAAGTAGTTTCGGAATCAATGCAAAAGGCATGCAAGCCCAGCTTGTTGGCGTAGGTGTCGCCTGAATCACCACGGAATGCCCCCCTGGGCGTCCCGGATATCGACGAATAACTGGATTGATCAGCAAAAATCAAACCGACTTCGCCCACGTAGTCCTGGTAGTTGGAGGTGCCGTAGTGGTCTGCAACCGTCCAACCGTCCAGAGCGGCATCGGCAGATGATTCGGTGCCATTGACGGAATGGAAGTCATACACAGCCTGGCCATATAGCGGAACCGTGGCTAAAACAGAGATGATGATAAGAATTGCAGTTTTCATGGGATTCTGTAAGGGGTTGTGTTTCGGGGTAATTGGGAAGCCTTTGTATTTAATTATTTAAATATTTCGGCGAACGGTGGATGAATACACAAAAAATCATATACAGTCAACATTTTTTTAAATTAAATGTATTTAAGCATTAATCTTTTAATATATATTCGACATTCATGACAATTCCCACAACTTGGCACAAAGTTGCCAAATCGCCTGAAAACAACAAAAGTCATTCATCACCAGCGGTGTTACAAGGTCACCACTAAATGCATCACAGCGAAAAACCGGCGGAAAGGAACCCGCCGGAACATAAAGGTGATTTTTTGTAATTTCCTGAACCCCAGATACAACACCCTGCCAAACAGGCATTAGGGCAGGGAAATTCTGCCGAATAGCGGCCGGTGATCGGACGCTGCGGCTTCGGGCAAGACCCGGCAACTCGCCTTGGACGCGTCGAGGCCAAGTGTGAGTATGTAATCGATCTCATCGCGCGGTTTGTTTGCCGGACAGGTCAAGCGCTCCTCTTTCTTGGGCACAATGCTCCAGGTCCGGGCGAGGTATTGCATCGTCTGGGACTCTGGCCGGGCGTTGAAATCACCGAGCAACAGCACGGGATGCTTGCGTTTTGCAAGATGGGTTTCCAGTGACTTTGCCTGTAAAAGGCGGACCGCCTCCGTGGTCCAGTCAAAATGCACACTGCAAAACGATAGCCTCTTCCGGCCGACCATCACCTGCACCTCAAGCGCGATGCGGGGCTCCCCTTTTCCCGGGAGGCGATGGACCACCACATCGTCGATGGGATGTTTCGACAGCACGGCATTGCCATACGCGCCTCCGTGGAGGTCGATGCATTTGCGGAAAATGTGTTTCATGCCCAACAGCCTGGCGAGTGCCTCCGCCTGGTCCACCTTGCCACTGCGTGGGACCGATTGATCGACCTCCTGCAGTGCCACCAGGTCAGGCTTCTCTTTTTTGATGATCCCGGCGATGCGTTGAAGGTCCAGTTTCCCATCCATACCCACACCATGGTGGATATTGTAGGACATGACACGCAGCTCGCCGGCGGTGGCAAGGCCGGTTAGAA of the Akkermansiaceae bacterium genome contains:
- a CDS encoding PEP-CTERM sorting domain-containing protein is translated as MKTAILIIISVLATVPLYGQAVYDFHSVNGTESSADAALDGWTVADHYGTSNYQDYVGEVGLIFADQSSYSSISGTPRGAFRGDSGDTYANKLGLHAFCIDSETTFLGPETTSIQSYRPYTLAAAEQRFTDEGIVGYTPGGLKRAAYLLEQNFDQMLTGGNLGSATMQAAIWEVLTDTNLNLSLGQGNYYLRNNTGNSTYNQRANDMIALANTWFAAAKNDNWGGANHKPDNEVIFWLDPNDLMNNQSVMSLNIEGLGNTPVPEPSTSLLMAMGSLVLLRRRR
- a CDS encoding endonuclease/exonuclease/phosphatase family protein, with protein sequence MRALLYLLFLTGLATAGELRVMSYNIHHGVGMDGKLDLQRIAGIIKKEKPDLVALQEVDQSVPRSGKVDQAEALARLLGMKHIFRKCIDLHGGAYGNAVLSKHPIDDVVVHRLPGKGEPRIALEVQVMVGRKRLSFCSVHFDWTTEAVRLLQAKSLETHLAKRKHPVLLLGDFNARPESQTMQYLARTWSIVPKKEERLTCPANKPRDEIDYILTLGLDASKASCRVLPEAAASDHRPLFGRISLP